Genomic segment of Arachnia propionica:
CCGCAGCGTCGCCTTCTTGTCGGCGGCCACGACGTAGAGGGGTGCGAAGTTGTCGTCGATGTTTACGCCGGTGCGCGCCCACTTGAGTCCCTTGTACCTGGCGGGCACCTCGGCGGCGCCGGTGGGCAGGTCGCGGATGTGACCGCGGCTGGACTCCACCGTGTAACCGTCGCCGAGGTAGCCGGCGATCTTCGTCGCCTTGGTCGGCGATTCCACGATCACGAGTCGCTGCCGCTTTTCCACCATGGTGTTCCTGCCTCCCGTCTTCCGCATGGGAACAATAGCCCAAGGATCAACCCGGGCAATTCAAGGAAGCCGAAAGGCAGGTCGCGGTTACGCGCTCTCGGAAGCCAGGGGCGTTTCGACGGGACCGGAGGGCAGCATCACCTTCCCTGCGTCGCGGTAGCTGACGGTGGAGGCGAAGGTTTCCTGGTATCTGGTCTCGGTGGTCACCGGCTCGCTGACGTTCTCGAAGGATGTGGTGTTGACGTAGGTGGCGGACTTGTCGACGGTCTGGTTGTCGTTGAACAGGGAACGCAGTTTGACGTGATAGTTGCAGCGGCTGCTCCACGGGCCGTTCATGGTGAGGACGCTGCGCTGCTGAGCGGAGATGTCCACCTTCAACCGGAATCCGTCGACGCTCTTGCCGATGCCGTCCGCGACGACGCGGGAGAGGCCGGCGTTCGGGTTCCGCGGATCGGCACACTCCTCGATCACGCGGCTGTAGGCCCAGTCGGCGGAGTCGTGGGAGAAGCTTCCCGGAGTGACGGTGTTGTTCATGACGACCCGGGAACCGGACGGGTAGTTCGTGTTCAACCAAGCGCCGGGGACCGTGACGTCCCAGTTGACTCCCTTGGAGTTGGATGTGAGTTGTTCTGCCTGGCCGCTCGGTTTGCCCGCGGGCTGCCACGGCACGGTGGGTTTGACGGTCACGGGTTTGTCGTAGGGCATGGGAATGGTCTGGGTCCTGCCGTTGATCCGGACCTCGGCGACCGCGACGGTGGTGGTGGCGGCGACCTGGAGGTTGACGCGGATGGAGCCCTTGACGTCCTTCTTCCTACGGACCGCCTCCTTGAAGACGCAGCTGATGGTCGAGTTCGTTCCTGTGTTGTTGAGGGCGCACTCGCCCGCTCTGGTCCCGTCGGCGGTGGTCATCGGTCTACGGGCGGTGGTGTCCTGGAGCCTGAGGAAACTGGGAAGCTCGATCGTGAACTCGTCGCCGAACGCCACCCGGGTGTTGCTTCCGTCGTAGTTGACGTCGAGTTCGAGGTGGTCGCCCTGCCAGACCTCCTGGCGGTCGGCGACGGGGTTTCCCGACTGGTCCACGTGTTTGAGGACGGCATCGGTGAAGACGATTTCGGAGTTGATCCTCGCCTGCGCCGGGGCCGTCCCGGCGACGAGGAAGGCGGCCAGCGTCGCGATCACGACGAAGACCACGGTCGCGACACGCCGCCACGACGTGCGCGAACGTTCAAGACGCATTTTCCCTCCCGGGTGTTCAAACGCCGGAGAGTCCACAAAGGTTCCTGGCGACGATGAGCATCGCATGGCTGACGATAACTCTTGAAGACGGTTTTCGGGTAGTCCCCGCGAAGAATCTGCGCACCGGCACCTCGCGGGATTCACGGGAGCGGGCTGCTCGGGCGCCTCGCGCGCACCTCACGGAGCTTCGTTCCCGTGCGAAGAGGCCTGTCCCCGAGAGGGGGAAACATGGGACAGGCCTCTCCGCGGGGCCCGGACCGGGAGGGCTCCCCGGCCTGGGCCTTTTCGTCCTGCCGGACTCAGCCTTCGTGGCCGGTCCTGGGCAGTCCGGGTCTCATGGGCGTCGGCACTGTTTTGGGAGCCTTCGCGGATTCGGAGGGGTCAACGGGATCCGATTCCCCGGGATCGGCCGGGTCGGTGGGGTCGGGATTCCCGGGATCGGGGGCCGGGGGCGCCGGGGGTTCACCGGTTGTCCTGGTGGCGTTGTTGGTCAGCAGGACGGGCAGGGTGGTCTGGTCGGCGACGGTGAAGGTCGCGGTCCTGGAGTCCCCGCCAATGGTGACCCGGCTGTCCTCGGAGGAGAACTTCGGGTCCCCCCAGGTGATGCCGTTGGCGGCCGGGTTGGCGGTGGCGACGTCCTCGGTGAGGGTGATCTCGGTGCCCGCGGGGAAGGTTACCGACGGGGTGGTCTGGCCGACGGTGACCGTCATCCTGGCTGGGTTGGCGGGCGCGTCCCAACCTGGGAAGTCCGCAGCGGTCTTGCCGTTCGGCAGCTTGTAGGCGACGGTGACGTCGAACTTCTGCCCAGCCGGGGGGACTGCGCTGCCCGCGCTGGCCTTGGTCACCTGGAAGCCGCCGAAGCCCTGACGGTAGGAGATGGTGGCACTGAACGACTCGAAGTAGGAGCGGGTGAACACGTTGGTGTCCTTGTTCGCCTCCACGAGGTGCGCCTGGTTGCGGTATTCGTGACCGGGGACGATCCTGCCGCCGCCAGTGAACCTGGTGTCGAAGTCGATGCGGTAGTTCTTGTCGGTGGAAAGTGAGCCGGTCACCTTGAAGGTGACGGTTTTGCCCTCGAAGGAGGCCTGGATGCCGTAGCCGTCCTTCTTGACCTTTCCGTCGGCGGTGGCGACGACGCGTTCGGTCTCGCCGGTGCCGTCCGGGCCTGCCTGGACCTCCACCAGTTTGATGGTGGCGGGATCGGGAACCTCCAGACCGTCCTGGATGACGTCGGTGGCGGTGACCGGGCCGCCGTTCGGATAGTTGGCCTTGAGCCAGGAACCACCCAGCAGGACACGCCAGTTGATCCAGGTGCTGTTGGTGCCCACGCCCTTGGCGCCCTTGGTGAGCCGGGTGCTGGGTTTGAACTGCACCGCCGGGCGGAGGGTGATGTCCTCGTTCCAGGGATGGGCGACGGTGTATTCCTTGCCGTTGATGGTGAGGACGCTGGAGGTCTTGTCGGTGGTGCCCAGGGCCAGCAGCTGGGCCTGGATCTTGCCCACGACATCGAGTTTGCCCTCTATGGCATCGCCGAAGGTGCAGGTGATCCGGCTCTTGTCGACCTTGCACTCGCCGGCCTTTACGGTGGCGCCCTTCGAGTCGGTGTACTCGAGGGGTTTGATCACGTCACCACGGGAGTTTCCGCCGTCCCGGTTGACGAAGGGCTCAGGCAGGTCGATGGTGAAGGACTGGCCCGGTTTGGGGTTGGCCTTGGTGGCGTCGAAGTCGACGTTCAGGTAGAACCAGTCCCCCTTGTAGAGCTGGCGGCCGGGGGCGGGGATCGCCTCACCCTTGTCGGTGACGTGGGTGAGGGTAACCGGCCCGAACTTGATGTCGGTGTTCTGGTCGGCCCGAGCGGGGGAACTGCCGGCGCTGAGCAACGCTGCGGAGGCGACCACGAGGGCTGCGGCTGCGCCGGCCGCCCGTCGCAGAAGCGAACGCGGGTGATTCATCGGTACCTCTCACTGGCGACACGGCCGGAAGAAACTGCTTCCTCCCGGTGTGGCGAGTCGTTGAAGGACGAATCGCCGACGAAAGTATAGGTACTCGTCGACCTTTCGGCCAATTCACCTGCTCAGAAGTGATTTGCCCTCCGCTACGCAGGGGTTTCCTGGACGGCTGCCCTCCGTCGGTCCGTCTGGTTTCAGGGCACAGTTCAGCGGCCGGCCTCCCCGTGGGACCCGGGGCCGGTTCCGATTCGTGGGTGAGGTCTCAGCCCTGGGGCCAGGAGGGCATGGAGAGCAGGGTGAAGGTGGTCAGCGCCTCATGGGGAGCCACCAGGGCGCTGTAGACCCCCGCCTCGACGCGCCGCATCCCGCGCTCCTGCGCGGCGTGGGCGTCGTGCGCCAGGGACATGATCTCCCAGCGCTCGCCGTCTTCGGTGATGCGCATGGCGCGCACCGGGATGCCCTCCCAGGTTCCATGGACCTTCACCACCCCGGCCTGGGCGATCCGGTCGAGTTCAATGACGATGCGCCGCTGGGCGCCGTTGTCGTCGCGGCGCAGCCCGATCACGTCGCGCAGCGACCCGTCCTCGCCGAAGTTGAACTGCCCCGGGGAGAAGGAATCGGCCTCCTTGACGCGGAAGGCCTGCATGCTGAGCGGGTCGGGGCTGCCGGGCGGGGTTTTCGTCCCGTCGGGTTTCTTCCAGCCCATGAACAGGCCCCGGTAGGTGGCGACGACCTCGGCGGCCGCTCCCCCGGATTCCCGCCGCAGGATCTGCGCGCCAGCCCGCAGGATCGTCGGATCGACGTATAGCCTCGAGGCCTGGGGGTCGCTGGGCAGGGCGACGACGCCGTCGCCGTTGAAGGGCGGCAGTTCCAGGAAGTCTCCCCTGGCGACCGCGCGCTCCTCGTCGGTGGTGCCGCCCATGGCGGGGTAGACGGTGTCGGTGGGCAGCAGCGGGAAGCGCAGGGTGTGGACGACGTCTGCTCCGGCCAGGGGACCGTCGGGCCCATCGAGGTCGAGCGCAGCGACGAGATCCTTCGCGGGATCCTCGGGGTTGATCGAGTCCGCGGACACGGCGTAGCCGAAGTTGAGCGCGTACCCGCGCTCAAGGTATGCCTCGAGCAGGTCGGGGGCAAGAAGCTTCTCGAGCCAAGTCGTCATCGGATTCTCTCTCCGTCGCGGAAACCTGTTAGCAGGATCATGTCACTTCTTGGCGCCGCGTTCAGAGAACGAGCATGTCGAACAGATGGACAACAACTTCTCCAGTCGGGTTTCACGCGGCAGCAAGGAAATGATAACGGCCGGGCCGGGAGATTCTTCCCCGGCCCGGCCGTTCACCGGATCGCCCGGTCAGCTGCCGGTCCTCGGCAGGCCGGGCCTCACGGGCGGTCTCCTCGTTCCCTGTCCCGTCGGCGCCGGAACCCCGGGGGTGGTCGGGTTCACCGTGACGGTGGGCCCAGCCGACGAGGTCGGGCCGGGCGAGGCGCTCGGATCACCGCTTTGCGACGGCGAAACGCTCGGAACACCGGTCGGCTGCGGCGACGGCGAAACACTCGGGACAACCGACGGCGAGGCGGAGGGCCCGGGGATCGGGGCGGATTCCTTGGTGTAGGTGTTGGTGACGTTCACCTTGACGGTGTCATCCTTGACGACGGTCACCGCCTGGCCCTTGTCAAGGGTCAAGGAATAGCCGGCACGCGGAGACGGCACCTCGGAGACCACCTCACAGGTGGTGCCGGCCGGGAACCTGCCAACCACCCTGTCCTCACCCGCGGTCACCGCCACAGTGCCCGTGGCGGCGACGGCACCATCATCGTCCTCACCCGCGGCGGAGCACTTGTACTCGATACCGAAGGTGTCGGTACCCTCGGATCCACCGGTGACGAGGGTCTTGGAAATCGCAAACACACCAAGATCCTTGGTGTAGGTGTTGGTGACATTCACCTTGGCGGTATCGTCCTTGACGACGGTCACCGGCTGACCCTTGTCAACGGCCAAGGAGTAACCAGCACGGGCCGCCGCAGTCTCGTCCTCGGAAATCACCTCACAGGTGGTGCCGGCCGGGAATCTACCCACAACCTTCTCCGCACCAGCACTCACATCCACTGCACCCTCAGCAGCGACCCCACCCTCACCAGCAGCTGAACACCTGTAATTCACACTGAACGTGTCAGCCCCGGTGGAACCACCATCAACAACAGCCTTGGAAATCGCAAAGGCTCCGTTGGGGGAGGCCTCGGTGGTGTTCATCAGCGAGACGGGAAGGGTCACCTGGTCCTCGACGGTGAAGGTGGCCTGGGTTTTGTCGCCGTTGATGCTCACCTTGTTGTTGGCCGACGAGAACACCGGGGCACCCCAGGCAATCCCGGGGGTCGCGGGGTCGGCGGAACTCGCGTCCTCGCTGAGGGTGACCACCGTTCCCTTGGGGAAGGTCGGCATGTACGGCGTGGTGTTCCCGACTGTCACGGTCAGTTTCGTCGGGTTCTCAGGCGCGTCCCAGCCGGGATAATCCGCTGCCGTGGTGCCTGCCGGCAGGGCGTAGTTGACGGTGACGTCGAATTTCTGGCCCCGCGGCGGGACCACGTCGCCCCGGATGTTCTTGCCTACCTCGAAACCACCGAAACCCTGCTTGTAGGTGACGATTGCCTTGAAGGACTCGAAATAGCTGCGAATAGCAGTGGGAGTGGTGTGGCCCGCCTCGACGAAGGTAGCAGCATTGGTGTACTGGAATCCGGGAACCACCCTGTCACCGCCCGTGAAGGGGGTGCTGAAATCCACCCGGTAGTCCTTCTCCGTGGAAAGCGGTCCCTCGACCTTGAAGGTGACGGTCCGCCCCTCGATGCTGGGGGTCACCTTGAAGCCGTCCAGCTCACCGGTGCCGTCCCCCTTGGCGACGACGCGGTCGGTGGCCTTGCCGGTGGCGGGATCACCGTACACCTCGATGAGCTGCACCGTGGAAGGATCCGGCACCTCCATGCCCACGCTGATGGTGTCCTTGATGGTGACGGGTCCGCCGTTGGGGTAGTTGTTCTTCAGCCAGGTGCCACCGAAGATGACGCGCCAGTTGATGACCTTCGATCCGGAGCCGACCCCGGTGGCCCCCTTGACCGCCCTGGTGCCCGGGGTGAACGGCACGATCCCGGGCGCGACGATGTCCTCGCCCCAGGGGTGCTGGAGCACATGGTTCTGTCCGTTGATGACGAAGGTGCTGCTGGTCCTGGACGTGACCCCGTCCGCCACCAACTGCGCCCGGAGCGTCCCCAGGATGTCTGTGCGGCCCCGCACCGCGTCGTTCAGGGTGCACGTGATGAGGCTGGCCTTGATATTGCAGTCACCGACCTGAGTCGCACCCACCATGAGGGGTTTGATGACCTCCCGCTGGGAGTTCCCCGCGTCGCGGTTCACGAATGGTCCGGGCATGGAAATGGAGAAGGTGTCCCCCGGCTTAGGATTGGCGGCCGTTGCGTCGAAGGAGACGTCCAGGAAGAAGAAATTCCCTCGGAGAAGCTGCCGCCCGGGAGGCGGTACGGGATCCCCGGTCTCGGTGACGTGGGTCAATGTCACCGGACCGAATTTGATGGCGTCGTTCTCCTCAGCACGCGCCGGCGTGTCGTGTGCCGGGATACCCAACACGGCCAGCACGAGAGCAGCCAGCACCGCGATGAAACGCCGCCACGGCGACGTCTTTCGGACATCGGTCATGAATCCCCCTCCTGAAACCCGCGACCCCGGAAAACCGCCCGGGGGAACGCAATCACGGGTCAGCATAGGGGCAATCCCCAGCGCCCGGAAAGCGGGATTGGAAATACTTTTCCTTCATCACGGCAAACAGCCAATCAAACCCGGCGAACGGGGTCTAACTTTCGGGTCGCGGAACGGTTCCCTCCTCTCCAAAACCGATTGAGCCAGCACGTGAGGCTCACGCGAACAGCTGAGTCGAAACCGCCCAGAACCCGAAAAGCAAACCCGACCACAAAGCCCCGAATACACCCACCATGGTTTCGACACGACCCACTCGCTGACGCTCGCAGGCCGGCTCAACCAGCTTTGATGCGGAACGGTTTCGACACGACCCACTTGCAGAGCGAGCAGACCAACCCCGACCAGATTCCCCGTTTCCGTCCCCGCACCTTCCGCCGTACGCGGCGGATTCAGGTCTTGAGCAGCGCCCCCGTGAGGAAATCGACGGAGCGTCGCACCCGAGCGGGAAGATCCGCCATGGCGCTGCGCCCGGTGATGACCTTGACGATGTCCAGGTACAGCACGGCGTAGATGGTGTGAGCGATGTCCTCGAGATCAGCCGAGGGGTCTCGCGGCTTCGCCTGGTGGAGCAGCAACACCTGAAGGATGGCCTGTTCGACGCGCGAGACGCTGCTGGTGGCCTTTTCCCGGTGCTCGACGCTACCGAACAGGGCCTCGCGCTCGTACGCGAGCATGTTCTCGGGGTGGGTCATCGACTCCTCGACGAAAGGCCGCAGGATGGCGATGATCGACTCGGCCATCGCCCGCCCCTCCGTCGCCTCCGACAGGCCGGCCTCGATGCCCTCGGCGAAGCGACTGTTCATCACGGCGACGAGCAGTTCGGCCTTGGAGCCGGCGTACCTGAACAGGGTGCCCACCCCCACCTCCGCGGCCTCCGCGATCTCCGCAGTGGTCACCGCCTCGTAACCCTTCTCGGCGAAGAGCCTGGTGGCGACCTCCAGGATGCGTTCCTGCTTGGCCGTCTTCTTGCGTTCGCGCAGCGAGGTTCCCGGCGCCGGTATCGGCTGCTGCATGTTCATCGTCACCACCTGGCTCACGGGACATCGTTAAGACTGCTTCCACGATACCATTTTGGAGCGCACTCCGAACGGAGTACAATCCGTTTCAGGGACGTCGCGGAGGGCGCGACGTCGGATGGATGAAAGCTGGGAATCATGACTCGCAGGGCGTACATGATCGGGGCGGGGATCGGGAACCTCGCCGCCGCCGTCTATCTGATCCGCGACGGCGGCTGGCGCGGCGATCAGATCAAGATCCTGGGGCTTGAAACGCACGGGGCGAACGACGGCGCGGCCGTCAAGGAATTCGAGGGCGAGTACGGGCACCGCCCGCTGGGCAATTCCGAGGGTTTCCTCAACCGAGGCGGGCGGATGCTCAACGAGGAGACCTACGAGAACTTCTGGGACGTGATGGGCAGCGTGCCGTCGCTGGACCAGCCGGGCAAGTCCGTCACGCAGGAGATCCTCGACTTCGACCACGCGCACCCCACCAAGGACATCGGCAGGCTGATCGACTCCGAGGGGCTGCGCGTCTCGGGCCCGAAGGGCTACCGGCACATGCAGTTCACCAACAAGCAGCGCCTGCTGTTGACCAGGCTGATGATGCTGCCGGAGTCGCGCGAGAGCGAACTCGACGACGTCTCGATCCGCGATTGGTTCGCCGAGACACCGGACTTCTTCGAGACGAATTTCTGGTGGATGTGGCAGACCACGTTCGCCTTCAAGGATGTCTCCTCCGCGGCCGAACTGCGTCGCTACATGAACCGCATGATCCTCGAGTTCTCCCGCATCAACACCCTGGAGGGGGTCACCCGCACGCCGTACAACCAGTACGAGTCGGTCATCCTGCCGCTGCGCACCCACCTGCAGGGGCAGGGCGTCACCTTCATCACCAACCGCAAGGTCACCGAGTTCGTCTTCGCGGACACCCCGCTGCGCGACGAGATCATCGTCACCGGCCTGAGGTACGAAGAGGTGGACAACGACGACGCCGAGGGCCTGATCGAGGTGCGCCCCGAGGATCTCGTGTTCGACACCAACGGTTCCATCACGGATTCGACGTCGATCGGGGACCTGGACACCGCGGTCGTCGAGGACCACCGTTACTCGCCGTCGGCCCTGCTGTGGAAACAGGCCGCGGGACGGTTCTACAATCTCGGCCACCCGGACAAGTTCTTCAACGACCGTTCGCAGTCGGAGTGGACGAGCTTCACCGTCACCACCTCCGATCACGACCTCATCAACGAGATCTCCCGGCTGACCCGTCAGCTGCCCGGAAACGCGCTGAACACCTTCGTCGACTCCACTCCGTTGATCTCCCTGGTGGTGCACCACCAGCCGCATTATCACGCCCAGACCCCCGAGCAGGGAGTCTTCTGGGGGTATGCGCTCCATCCGCGCCGCTCGGGAGATTTCATCGGCAAGCCGTTCATCGAGATGACGGGGCGGGAGATGCTGCTGGAGACGATCGGGCACCTGGGTCGCATCGACACCACCGCACATCCGATCACGGATCGCGTCGATGAGTTGATGGCGACGGTGATCAACGTGGTGCCCGCTCACATGCCCTACGCGTCGGCCCTGTTCAATCGGCGCACCACGCTGGACCGCCCGAAGGTGGTGCCCGACGGGTCGAAGAACCTGGCGTTCGTCAGCCAGTTCGCCGAGATGCCGTTCGACATGGTTTTCACCGAGCAGTACTCGGTGCGGTGCGCGCAGGTGGCCGTGTACACGCTGCTGGGCCTGGACAAGCCGTTGACGGCGCTGCATCACTACGAGCGGGATCCGCGTGTACTCGCCAAGGCGACCAGGGTGATGTTCCGCTAGACGAGGACGCTGGTGTGGTCTGATTCCAGCCGCCAGCCGCTCTCCCCCGACGCGGATTCGCCTGCCTTGCGGTCAATCGCCTGCGCTGTGGCGCTGGCCTTTGCCGACAGGGCAGGCATTCGCCCGCGAAGGCCAGCAAACCGGATCTAGGGATGGAGAAGATGGAGCGGGCGACGGGAGTCGAACCCGCCTCTGAAGCTTGGGAAGCTTCCATTCTACCGATGAACTACGCCCGCGCGTCGCTCAAGGACGGGCCCAGTCTAGCGGAGGTTTGCACCCGCTTGGCAAGCCGGGATGCCCCAGGGCACCGCGGAACCCCTATGCTTGCCGCATGAATATCCTGGGCATTGACGTTGGCGGCTCCGGCATCAAGGGTGCCCCTGTTGATCTGACGCTAGGAGATTTCGCCGAGGCCCGGGTGCGCATCCCCACCCCTGCCAAGTCGAGTCCCAAGAACGTCGCGGCGGTGGTGGCGGAGATCATCGAGAACTTCAAGGAGCAGATCCCCGCCGGTTCCCGCATCGGC
This window contains:
- a CDS encoding Ig-like domain-containing protein, yielding MRLERSRTSWRRVATVVFVVIATLAAFLVAGTAPAQARINSEIVFTDAVLKHVDQSGNPVADRQEVWQGDHLELDVNYDGSNTRVAFGDEFTIELPSFLRLQDTTARRPMTTADGTRAGECALNNTGTNSTISCVFKEAVRRKKDVKGSIRVNLQVAATTTVAVAEVRINGRTQTIPMPYDKPVTVKPTVPWQPAGKPSGQAEQLTSNSKGVNWDVTVPGAWLNTNYPSGSRVVMNNTVTPGSFSHDSADWAYSRVIEECADPRNPNAGLSRVVADGIGKSVDGFRLKVDISAQQRSVLTMNGPWSSRCNYHVKLRSLFNDNQTVDKSATYVNTTSFENVSEPVTTETRYQETFASTVSYRDAGKVMLPSGPVETPLASESA
- a CDS encoding DUF5979 domain-containing protein, encoding MNHPRSLLRRAAGAAAALVVASAALLSAGSSPARADQNTDIKFGPVTLTHVTDKGEAIPAPGRQLYKGDWFYLNVDFDATKANPKPGQSFTIDLPEPFVNRDGGNSRGDVIKPLEYTDSKGATVKAGECKVDKSRITCTFGDAIEGKLDVVGKIQAQLLALGTTDKTSSVLTINGKEYTVAHPWNEDITLRPAVQFKPSTRLTKGAKGVGTNSTWINWRVLLGGSWLKANYPNGGPVTATDVIQDGLEVPDPATIKLVEVQAGPDGTGETERVVATADGKVKKDGYGIQASFEGKTVTFKVTGSLSTDKNYRIDFDTRFTGGGRIVPGHEYRNQAHLVEANKDTNVFTRSYFESFSATISYRQGFGGFQVTKASAGSAVPPAGQKFDVTVAYKLPNGKTAADFPGWDAPANPARMTVTVGQTTPSVTFPAGTEITLTEDVATANPAANGITWGDPKFSSEDSRVTIGGDSRTATFTVADQTTLPVLLTNNATRTTGEPPAPPAPDPGNPDPTDPADPGESDPVDPSESAKAPKTVPTPMRPGLPRTGHEG
- a CDS encoding oleate hydratase, giving the protein MTRRAYMIGAGIGNLAAAVYLIRDGGWRGDQIKILGLETHGANDGAAVKEFEGEYGHRPLGNSEGFLNRGGRMLNEETYENFWDVMGSVPSLDQPGKSVTQEILDFDHAHPTKDIGRLIDSEGLRVSGPKGYRHMQFTNKQRLLLTRLMMLPESRESELDDVSIRDWFAETPDFFETNFWWMWQTTFAFKDVSSAAELRRYMNRMILEFSRINTLEGVTRTPYNQYESVILPLRTHLQGQGVTFITNRKVTEFVFADTPLRDEIIVTGLRYEEVDNDDAEGLIEVRPEDLVFDTNGSITDSTSIGDLDTAVVEDHRYSPSALLWKQAAGRFYNLGHPDKFFNDRSQSEWTSFTVTTSDHDLINEISRLTRQLPGNALNTFVDSTPLISLVVHHQPHYHAQTPEQGVFWGYALHPRRSGDFIGKPFIEMTGREMLLETIGHLGRIDTTAHPITDRVDELMATVINVVPAHMPYASALFNRRTTLDRPKVVPDGSKNLAFVSQFAEMPFDMVFTEQYSVRCAQVAVYTLLGLDKPLTALHHYERDPRVLAKATRVMFR
- a CDS encoding DUF5979 domain-containing protein, which codes for MTDVRKTSPWRRFIAVLAALVLAVLGIPAHDTPARAEENDAIKFGPVTLTHVTETGDPVPPPGRQLLRGNFFFLDVSFDATAANPKPGDTFSISMPGPFVNRDAGNSQREVIKPLMVGATQVGDCNIKASLITCTLNDAVRGRTDILGTLRAQLVADGVTSRTSSTFVINGQNHVLQHPWGEDIVAPGIVPFTPGTRAVKGATGVGSGSKVINWRVIFGGTWLKNNYPNGGPVTIKDTISVGMEVPDPSTVQLIEVYGDPATGKATDRVVAKGDGTGELDGFKVTPSIEGRTVTFKVEGPLSTEKDYRVDFSTPFTGGDRVVPGFQYTNAATFVEAGHTTPTAIRSYFESFKAIVTYKQGFGGFEVGKNIRGDVVPPRGQKFDVTVNYALPAGTTAADYPGWDAPENPTKLTVTVGNTTPYMPTFPKGTVVTLSEDASSADPATPGIAWGAPVFSSANNKVSINGDKTQATFTVEDQVTLPVSLMNTTEASPNGAFAISKAVVDGGSTGADTFSVNYRCSAAGEGGVAAEGAVDVSAGAEKVVGRFPAGTTCEVISEDETAAARAGYSLAVDKGQPVTVVKDDTAKVNVTNTYTKDLGVFAISKTLVTGGSEGTDTFGIEYKCSAAGEDDDGAVAATGTVAVTAGEDRVVGRFPAGTTCEVVSEVPSPRAGYSLTLDKGQAVTVVKDDTVKVNVTNTYTKESAPIPGPSASPSVVPSVSPSPQPTGVPSVSPSQSGDPSASPGPTSSAGPTVTVNPTTPGVPAPTGQGTRRPPVRPGLPRTGS
- a CDS encoding TetR/AcrR family transcriptional regulator; translated protein: MSQVVTMNMQQPIPAPGTSLRERKKTAKQERILEVATRLFAEKGYEAVTTAEIAEAAEVGVGTLFRYAGSKAELLVAVMNSRFAEGIEAGLSEATEGRAMAESIIAILRPFVEESMTHPENMLAYEREALFGSVEHREKATSSVSRVEQAILQVLLLHQAKPRDPSADLEDIAHTIYAVLYLDIVKVITGRSAMADLPARVRRSVDFLTGALLKT